A genomic segment from Marinifilum sp. JC120 encodes:
- a CDS encoding NAD-dependent epimerase has protein sequence MKVLVTGAAGFIGFHLSKRLLAEGHEVVGLDILNDYYDVNVKKNRLKQIEDHEKFTFAYMDMADREAMAKLFAEEKFTHVVNLAAQAGVRYSLENPQAYIDSNVVGYMNILEGCRHNGVEHLVYASSSSVYGLNTNMPFSIHDNVDHPISMYAATKKSNELMAHSYSHLFNIPTTGLRFFTVYGPWGRPDMALFLFTKAIFEDKPINVFNHGKMLRDFTYIDDIVEGVVRVMKNTATPNPDWSGDAPDPGTSPAPFRIYNIGNNQPTKLMRYIEVLEECIGKKAEKNMMPLQAGDVPSTYANVDDLVRDVDFKPETTVEEGIAKFVEWYRGYYKV, from the coding sequence ATGAAAGTCCTTGTTACAGGAGCAGCCGGATTTATCGGCTTTCACCTTTCCAAACGTCTTCTTGCTGAAGGCCATGAAGTTGTCGGCCTTGATATTCTTAATGATTACTACGATGTAAATGTTAAGAAGAACCGCCTCAAGCAGATTGAGGATCACGAGAAGTTCACTTTTGCCTACATGGATATGGCTGACCGTGAAGCCATGGCAAAACTTTTTGCAGAAGAGAAGTTTACCCATGTGGTCAACCTCGCAGCGCAGGCTGGTGTTCGTTATTCCTTGGAAAATCCTCAAGCCTACATCGATTCCAATGTTGTAGGTTACATGAATATTCTTGAGGGTTGCCGCCATAACGGAGTTGAGCACCTTGTATATGCTTCTTCCAGCTCTGTTTACGGTCTGAACACTAACATGCCTTTTAGCATTCATGACAACGTGGACCATCCCATCAGCATGTATGCGGCTACTAAGAAATCCAACGAGCTCATGGCTCATTCTTACAGCCACCTTTTCAACATCCCCACTACTGGTCTTCGTTTCTTCACCGTATACGGACCTTGGGGCAGACCTGATATGGCTCTGTTCCTCTTTACTAAGGCTATCTTTGAAGATAAGCCCATCAACGTGTTCAACCACGGAAAGATGCTGCGTGACTTTACCTACATTGATGACATCGTTGAAGGTGTGGTCAGGGTCATGAAGAACACCGCCACACCTAATCCTGATTGGTCCGGCGATGCTCCTGATCCGGGAACAAGTCCCGCGCCTTTTCGTATCTACAACATCGGTAACAACCAGCCCACAAAATTGATGCGCTACATCGAAGTTCTTGAAGAGTGCATCGGCAAGAAGGCTGAGAAGAACATGATGCCTTTGCAGGCTGGCGATGTTCCTTCTACTTATGCAAATGTTGATGATCTTGTTCGTGATGTTGATTTTAAGCCTGAAACAACTGTCGAAGAGGGTATCGCCAAGTTTGTTGAGTGGTACAGAGGCTACTATAAAGTTTAA
- a CDS encoding slipin family protein, whose amino-acid sequence MTYLIPAVLFAVFFLITALKVLNEYERGVIFRLGRVINAKGPGLIILIPVVDRMVRVSLRIMTLDVPNQDVITKDNVSIKVNAVVYFRVTDPIKAILEVEDFMFATSQLAQTTLRSVCGGVELDEILSKREKVNGEIQEILDTHTDPWGIKVSTVELKYIDLPQEMQRAMAKQAEAERERRAKVINAQGEFQAADKLSAAAEIISAHPEALQLRYLQTLREMSAEGKSSTIIPLPLDLLKMLAPFTGRGEAMDKKDQESD is encoded by the coding sequence ATGACTTATTTGATCCCCGCAGTTTTATTTGCTGTTTTTTTTCTGATCACAGCCTTGAAAGTCTTGAACGAGTATGAGCGTGGAGTGATTTTCAGATTAGGCAGGGTGATAAATGCCAAAGGTCCCGGGCTGATAATCCTGATCCCTGTGGTTGATCGTATGGTTCGAGTTTCTTTAAGGATCATGACTTTGGATGTGCCTAATCAGGATGTTATCACTAAGGATAATGTTAGTATCAAGGTTAATGCTGTTGTGTATTTCCGTGTGACTGACCCGATCAAGGCAATTTTAGAGGTTGAGGATTTTATGTTCGCCACTTCTCAGCTTGCACAAACCACCTTGCGTAGCGTATGTGGAGGCGTTGAACTTGACGAAATACTTTCCAAGCGTGAAAAAGTTAACGGTGAAATTCAGGAAATTCTTGATACCCATACTGATCCGTGGGGAATAAAAGTAAGTACTGTTGAGCTTAAGTATATTGACCTTCCGCAGGAAATGCAGAGAGCCATGGCCAAGCAGGCCGAGGCAGAGCGTGAGCGTCGGGCCAAGGTTATCAATGCTCAGGGTGAGTTTCAGGCCGCTGATAAGCTGTCCGCAGCCGCTGAGATTATTTCAGCTCATCCTGAAGCTTTACAATTGAGATATTTGCAGACCTTGAGAGAGATGTCTGCTGAAGGAAAATCTTCCACCATAATTCCTCTTCCTCTTGATTTATTAAAGATGTTGGCGCCGTTTACCGGCAGGGGGGAGGCAATGGATAAAAAAGACCAAGAGAGCGATTAA
- a CDS encoding ParB/RepB/Spo0J family partition protein, translating to MAGVTGGLGRGLDALLGGGKGVDEKSSSEVSIDARQIDIDMIVANPNQPRKEFSPDALKDLSESIRAKGVLQPILVRPIPGRKDRFELVAGERRLRASKLAGLGEIPALVKEMTDLESMAIALIENLQREDLNPIEEAKGYQELITKFGLSQDQLSGQVGKSRSALSNSMRLLTLAEPVQDAIGNGKISAGHGRALMAVADDDAREELFSRLMNSGMSVRQCEGAATFFKEHGELPEGEVVAKSKSTRAKKKEPKKVDENLERIKDRLESALETKISFNGSHDKGKMTISYANEEELERLVAILELRS from the coding sequence ATGGCAGGTGTCACTGGCGGTTTAGGAAGAGGACTAGATGCTCTTCTAGGTGGCGGCAAAGGTGTGGACGAAAAATCATCTTCCGAGGTTTCAATAGATGCCCGGCAGATAGATATAGATATGATTGTTGCCAATCCGAATCAGCCTCGTAAGGAGTTTTCTCCTGATGCTTTGAAGGATCTTTCCGAGTCCATTCGCGCAAAAGGGGTGCTACAACCTATTCTTGTCCGCCCCATTCCCGGGCGCAAAGATCGTTTTGAGCTGGTTGCGGGTGAGCGGCGTCTACGGGCATCCAAGCTGGCTGGGCTTGGGGAAATTCCTGCTTTGGTCAAAGAGATGACCGACCTTGAAAGCATGGCCATTGCCTTGATCGAGAACTTGCAGCGCGAAGACCTAAACCCCATTGAAGAAGCCAAGGGTTATCAGGAGCTAATCACAAAGTTCGGTCTCAGTCAGGATCAATTATCCGGCCAGGTGGGGAAAAGTCGTTCCGCGCTTTCCAACTCCATGCGTCTGCTGACTCTGGCCGAGCCGGTGCAGGATGCCATTGGCAATGGAAAAATCTCCGCAGGCCATGGTCGTGCACTTATGGCTGTCGCAGACGATGATGCGCGTGAGGAACTCTTCAGTAGGCTCATGAACAGCGGAATGTCTGTTCGTCAGTGTGAAGGCGCGGCGACTTTTTTTAAAGAGCATGGAGAACTGCCTGAAGGTGAGGTCGTTGCCAAGTCCAAGTCTACAAGAGCCAAGAAAAAAGAGCCGAAAAAGGTTGATGAAAACCTTGAGCGTATCAAAGATCGTCTTGAGTCCGCACTTGAAACCAAAATATCTTTCAACGGCTCTCATGATAAAGGTAAAATGACTATCAGTTACGCCAACGAGGAAGAACTCGAGCGTCTGGTGGCTATCCTTGAACTTCGTTCTTAA
- a CDS encoding ParA family protein: MAKRIVVANQKGGVGKTTTSINLSASLAVMEKKVLLVDCDPQGNGSSGLGFYPGDSRENIYSVLFQPERAKEAIYQTDIPYLSLMPASQDLVGAEIELIDKMGREYYLKDLVETVDDEYDYIIFDCPPSLGMLTVNALCAAKELLVPLQTEYYALEGVAQLLMTFELVKKRLNPDLSVLGVVLTMYDKRNRLARQVKNEVRKAFPDSLFETIVPRNVRLSEAPSFGKPAISYDAKSNGAMAYLSLAQEVVKRHEAEQEGK; encoded by the coding sequence GTGGCAAAGAGAATTGTTGTAGCTAATCAGAAAGGTGGGGTAGGTAAAACAACTACTTCCATCAATCTTTCAGCTTCCCTAGCTGTGATGGAAAAGAAGGTTCTTCTCGTTGACTGCGATCCGCAGGGTAACGGTTCAAGTGGACTTGGTTTTTATCCCGGTGATTCCAGAGAAAATATTTACTCTGTGCTTTTTCAGCCGGAAAGAGCAAAGGAAGCGATATATCAAACAGACATTCCTTATCTTTCACTCATGCCCGCAAGTCAGGACTTGGTCGGGGCGGAGATTGAGTTGATCGATAAGATGGGTCGTGAATACTACTTGAAGGATCTCGTTGAGACCGTGGACGATGAATATGATTATATCATTTTCGATTGTCCTCCTTCGCTTGGTATGCTGACTGTAAACGCCCTGTGCGCGGCAAAAGAGTTGTTGGTTCCGCTTCAGACTGAGTATTATGCCCTTGAGGGTGTTGCTCAGCTTTTGATGACTTTTGAATTGGTCAAAAAAAGATTGAACCCGGATCTTTCTGTTCTTGGTGTGGTTCTAACCATGTACGACAAGCGTAACAGACTTGCCCGTCAGGTAAAAAATGAAGTACGTAAAGCTTTTCCGGACAGTCTTTTTGAGACAATAGTTCCGCGAAATGTGCGTCTTTCGGAGGCTCCAAGTTTCGGTAAACCTGCAATTTCATATGATGCGAAATCAAACGGTGCCATGGCTTATCTAAGTCTGGCTCAGGAAGTTGTTAAAAGGCACGAAGCAGAGCAGGAAGGGAAATAA